The Rhododendron vialii isolate Sample 1 chromosome 6a, ASM3025357v1 genome includes a window with the following:
- the LOC131330346 gene encoding putative pentatricopeptide repeat-containing protein At5g09950 — protein sequence MLRQSPAVYRIHYPTLFNPRPTLTTLVTSLFPSQHPLLSNPQKPTQSTQPSSPHSTHFQNPFDHFKTYPTHFSPSSSGFYEFLANRYRYTSCYHEAQQLHLQILKHGFDCDLFLVNTLVNGYARGGDLGSARVVFDEMPVRNSVTWACLISGYTRNGMPDEACGVFKEMVCAGFSLNIYAIGSALRATCQISSLGGLGLGLQIHGLISKTRYGFDAVVCNVLISFYGNSMGSADCAFRAFDGIQMKNLISWNSMISVCSHRGDAVSAFELLSRMEQDGSEFCFKPSEYTFGSLVTAASSMDCGLCLLEQLLSKISKFGFMQDLYVGSALVSGFARYGLLDTAKKIFGQMSETNAVSMNGLMVGLVGQTRGEEAIEFFLEMTDSVKINSDSFVVLLSAFPDFSVLKEGRRRGREVHAHVIRTGLIDSKVEIGNGLVNMYAKCGAINDACSVFSPMVNKDSVSWNSMISGLDQNEYFENAVTCFCTMRRTGLKPSNFTLISVLNSCGSLGWINLGVQIHCEGLKLGLDLDVSVSNALLALYAETGCIMESQKVFSLMAGYDQVSWNSVIGAFADSEEYAFEAVRYFFDMMHDGWFLNRVTLINILSAVSCICHHDLGCQIHTLVLKYHLMDDSAIENALLSCYGKCGDMDLCEKIFGRMSGRRDDISWNSMISGYIHNELLANAMDLVWFMLQRGQRLDCFTFATVLSACASVATLECGMEVHACAVRARLESDVVIGSALVDMYSKCGRADYASRFFELMPVKNVYSWNSMISGFARHGHGNKALEVFAKMNQQGQPPDHVTFVGVLSACSHVGLVEQGFKHFESMRSEYNLTPRMEHFSCMVDLLGRAGELDKIEGFINRMPMDPNVLIWRTVLGACCRANGRKTDLGKRAAEMLLQLEPQNAVNYVLLSNMYASGGKWHDVAKARHSMGEAEAKKEAGCSWVNMKEDGVHVFVAGDKSHRENEAIYEKLRELHGKMRDLGYVPQTNFALYDLELESKEELLSYHSEKLAVAFVLTRKSELPIRIMKNLRVCGDCHSAFKYISQIVGRQIILRDSNRFHHFADGGCSCADYW from the coding sequence ATGCTTCGCCAGAGCCCCGCCGTATACAGAATCCACTACCCTACCCTCTTCAACCCACGTCCTACTCTTACTACCTTGGTTACCTCCCTTTTTCCCTCACAACACCCTCTTCTCTCCAACCCACAAAAACCAACCCAATCAACCCAACCCTCTTCTCCTCATTCAACCCACTTCCAAAACCCCTTTGATCACTTCAAAACATACCCAACTCATTTCTCGCCCTCAAGTTCCGGTTTTTACGAATTCCTTGCCAACCGTTATAGATATACTAGCTGCTATCACGAGGCCCAACAGCTACACTTACAGATTTTGAAACATGGGTTTGACTGCGATTTGTTTTTGGTGAATACCCTTGTGAATGGGTATGCAAGAGGTGGGGATTTGGGTTCTGCACGTGtagtgtttgatgaaatgccgGTTAGGAATTCTGTAACTTGGGCTTGTTTGATTTCGGGGTATACCCGAAACGGCATGCCCGATGAGGCATGTGGTGTGTTCAAAGAGATGGTTTGCGCGGGGTTTTCGCTGAATATTTACGCCATTGGTAGTGCTCTCCGAGCCACTTGCCAAATTTCAAGCCTTGGCGGGCTTGGGCTTGGGCTGCAGATTCATGGTTTGATATCGAAAACCCGGTATGGATTTGATGCTGTAGTTTGTAATGTATTGATTTCGTTTTACGGGAACTCTATGGGTTCGGCTGATTGTGCGTTTCGCGCTTTTGATGGGATACAGATGAAGAATTTGATATCGTGGAATTCTATGATTTCAGTTTGCTCGCATAGAGGTGATGCGGTTTCTGCTTTTGAGCTCTTATCTAGAATGGAACAGGATGGCTCGGAATTCTGTTTCAAACCCAGTGAGTACACTTTTGGTAGCTTAGTAACGGCCGCTTCTTCTATGGACTGTGGTTTGTGTTTGCTTGAGCAGTTGCTGTCCAAAATTAGCAAGTTTGGATTCATGCAAGACCTGTATGTGGGTAGTGCTCTGGTTAGTGGGTTTGCAAGATATGGATTGCTAGATACTGCTAAGAAGATTTTTGGGCAAATGAGTGAGACGAATGCAGTGTCCATGAAtggtttgatggttggattgGTGGGGCAAACGCGAGGAGAGGAAGCAATTGAATTCTTTTTAGAGATGACAGACTCGGTTAAAATAAATTCGGACTCTTTTGTGGTTCTTTTGAGTGCCTTTCCTGATTTCTCTGTGCTAAAAGAAGGGAGAAGAAGAGGTAGAGAGGTTCATGCACATGTCATCAGAACAGGCTTAATTGATTCCAAGGTTGAAATCGGAAATGGCTTAGTTAATATGTATGCTAAATGTGGTGCAATTAATGATGCCTGCTCTGTCTTCagtccaatggttaataaagATTCAGTTTCATGGAACTCCATGATCTCTGGTCTTGACCAGAATGAGTATTTTGAAAATGCAGTCACGTGCTTCTGTACAATGAGAAGAACGGGATTGAAGCCTTCGAATTTCACACTGATCAGTGTTCTGAATTCATGTGGCAGCTTAGGTTGGATCAACCTGGGAGTACAAATACACTGTGAAGGACTCAAACTGGGACTTGATTTGGATGTTTCCGTTTCAAATGCTCTTCTTGCTTTATATGCAGAGACTGGTTGCATCATGGAATCCCAAAAAGTGTTTTCTTTAATGGCAGGCTATGATCAAGTCTCTTGGAATTCTGTCATTGGGGCATTTGCTGATTCAGAGGAATATGCTTTTGAAGCTGTAAGATACTTTTTTGACATGATGCACGATGGATGGTTTCTTAATAGAGTAACCCTAATCAACATTCTTTCAGCAGTGTCATGTATTTGCCATCATGATTTGGGCTGTCAGATTCATACTCTAGTCCTAAAGTACCATCTTATGGACGATAGTGCAATTGAGAATGCTCTTCTCTCTTGTTATGGGAAGTGTGGAGATATGGATCTCTGTGAGAAAATCTTTGGTAGGATGTCTGGGAGGAGGGATGATATAAGCTGGAATTCCATGATTTCTGGGTACATCCATAATGAACTTTTAGCCAATGCTATGGATCTGGTCTGGTTTATGTTACAGAGGGGTCAGAGATTAGATTGCTTCACTTTTGCAACCGTCCTTAGTGCATGTGCTTCGGTTGCTACATTGGAGTGCGGCATGGAAGTTCATGCTTGTGCAGTAAGAGCTCGTTTGGAATCTGATGTAGTTATTGGAAGTGCGCTTGTTGACATGTATTCTAAATGTGGAAGGGCTGATTATGCTTCAAGGTTTTTCGAATTAATGCCTGTGAAGAATGTTTATTCTTGGAATTCCATGATATCTGGCTTTGCACGACATGGACATGGAAACAAAGCTCTAGAGGTTTTTGCAAAAATGAACCAACAAGGCCAACCACCGGATCATGTTACTTTTGTCGGGGTATTATCGGCTTGTAGTCACGTAGGGTTGGTTGAGCAAGGTTTTAAGCATTTTGAATCTATGAGAAGTGAATATAATCTAACTCCTCGGATGGAGCATTTCTCATGTATGGTTGACCTTCTTGGGCGAGCAGGTGAACTCGATAAGATTGAGGGTTTCATAAATAGAATGCCAATGGACCCTAATGTTCTCATTTGGAGGACAGTTCTAGGGGCTTGCTGTCGTGCAAATGGTCGCAAAACAGATCTTGGTAAGAGGGCTGCTGAAATGCTTTTGCAATTGGAACCTCAAAATGCTGTCAATTACGTGCTTTTATCCAATATGTATGCCTCTGGAGGGAAATGGCATGATGTTGCAAAGGCCAGGCATTCAATGGGTGAAGCAGAAGCGAAGAAAGAAGCAGGGTGTAGTTGGGTCAATATGAAAGAAGACGGTGTTCATGTTTTTGTAGCTGGGGATAAATCCCACCGTGAAAATGAGGCCATCTATGAAAAACTCAGGGAACTGCATGGAAAAATGAGAGATTTGGGATATGTGCCGCAGACGAATTTTGCACTATATGATCTTGAACTGGAGAGCAAGGAAGAACTACTTAGTTACCACAGTGAGAAACTTGCTGTTGCTTTTGTCCTCACTCGAAAGTCGGAATTGCCTATTAGGATAATGAAAAACCTCAGAGTATGTGGCGACTGTCACTCTGCCTTCAAATATATATCACAGATTGTTGGCAGGCAAATAATTTTACGAGATTCAAACAGGTTTCATCATTTTGCTGATGGTGGGTGTTCATGTGCGGATTACTGGTGA
- the LOC131330347 gene encoding alpha-1,6-mannosyl-glycoprotein 2-beta-N-acetylglucosaminyltransferase-like, translated as MALNKKPRLKDAAFRRCLCVVLTTLSGIVLLLFLLQTDTVLLYPNNNSLDFKSIHNYSQFSRKLNLPKQNDLSIMLDNRNQLSPRNLDLFPKLAMNHVTIVLYVHNRPEYLQVVIESLSRVNGIGETLLIVSHDGNFEEMNKIVEGIRFCQVKQIFAPYSPHIFNSSFPGVSPADCKDKDDPIKQHCKGNPDQYGNHRSPKIVSLKHHWWWMMNTVWDGLKETNQHLGHILFIEEDHYIFPNAYSNIQMLIDLKPIKCPNCYAANLAPCDVKSRGEGWESLIAERMGNVGYAFNRTVWRKIHRKAREFCFFDDYNWDITMWATVYPSFGGPVYSLRGPRTSAVHFGKCGLHQGKGEKGSCIDNGAVNIKVEDIDKAGNINPNWGVNVLEHQAGYKAGFRGWGGWGDMRDRELCLEFANMYQFRKGPSP; from the coding sequence ATGGCTTTGAACAAGAAACCCCGGCTCAAAGATGCTGCTTTTCGCCGCTGTTTGTGTGTAGTTCTGACTACTTTGTCAGGGATTGTTCTGCTGCTTTTTCTCCTTCAAACGGATACAGTATTGCTATATCCGAATAACAATAGTCTGGATTTCAAATCGATCCACAACTACTCCCAATTTAGCAGAAAACTCAACCTCCCCAAGCAGAATGATTTGTCGATTATGTTGGATAATCGAAATCAATTGTCCCCAAGGAACTTGGACTTATTCCCAAAGTTAGCCATGAATCATGTAACTATAGTTCTATATGTTCACAACCGCCCCGAATATCTCCAAGTAGTCATCGAGAGCCTTTCTCGCGTAAACGGGATTGGTGAAACTCTATTGATAGTTAGCCATGATGGGAACTTTGAAGAAATGAACAAGATTGTGGAAGGAATAAGATTTTGTCAAGTGAAACAAATATTCGCCCCTTACTCACCCCATATCTTTAATAGCAGCTTTCCTGGTGTCTCACCCGCTGACTGTAAGGATAAAGATGACCCAATTAAGCAGCATTGTAAAGGGAATCCAGATCAATATGGGAACCACCGGTCGCCAAAGATTGTGTCATTGAAGCATCACTGGTGGTGGATGATGAACACAGTGTGGGATGGGTTGAAGGAGACAAATCAGCACTTGGGTCATATTCTTTTCATAGAGGAGGACCACTACATTTTTCCCAATGCTTATAGCAACATACAGATGCTCATAGATTTGAAGCCCATAAAGTGTCCTAATTGTTATGCTGCGAATCTGGCACCATGTGACGTGAAATCAAGGGGAGAAGGGTGGGAAAGTTTGATTGCTGAGAGAATGGGCAATGTGGGTTATGCCTTCAATAGGACTGTTTGGAGGAAGATACATAGAAAGGCGAGAgagttttgtttctttgatgACTACAACTGGGATATAACAATGTGGGCAACAGTTTATCCTTCGTTTGGTGGTCCTGTTTACTCTTTAAGAGGTCCTCGAACAAGTGCCGTTCACTTTGGGAAATGTGGTTTGCATCAGGGCAAAGGGGAGAAAGGTTCTTGCATTGACAATGGTGCGGTGAACATCAAAGTAGAAGACATTGATAAGGCTGGAAATATTAATCCCAATTGGGGAGTAAATGTTCTTGAGCATCAAGCAGGATATAAAGCAGGGTTTAGGGGTTGGGGAGGCTGGGGAGATATGAGGGACCGCGAATTATGTCTGGAATTTGCTAACATGTATCAATTCAGAAAAGGACCATCTCCTTGA